From the Solanum lycopersicum chromosome 10, SLM_r2.1 genome, one window contains:
- the LOC101266771 gene encoding glycine-rich RNA-binding protein yields MSAEVEYRCFVGGLAWATNDRTLGEAFSQYGNVVDSKIINDRETGRSRGFGFVTFTDEKSMRNAIEAMNGQNLDGRNITVNEAQSRGSGGGGGFGGGRRGGGGFGGGGGGYNGGGGYGRREGGNGGGYGGGRDRGYGGGGDRYGGGGDRYSRGGGASEGSWRN; encoded by the exons ATGTCTGCTGAGGTTGAATACAGATGCTTCGTGGGTGGGCTCGCATGGGCTACCAACGATAGAACCCTAGGTGAAGCTTTTTCTCAGTACGGAAATGTGGTCGACTCCAAG ATTATCAACGATCGCGAAACAGGTAGATCGAGAGGATTTGGTTTTGTTACCTTTACTGATGAGAAATCCATGAGGAATGCAATTGAAGCAATGAATGGCCAGAACCTTGATGGTCGTAACATCACTGTTAACGAAGCTCAATCACGCGGAAGCGGCGGCGGCGGCGGTTTTGGTGGTGGCCGACGGGGTGGTGGTGGTTTTGGTGGCGGCGGCGGCGGATACAATGGAGGTGGTGGATACGGGCGACGTGAAGGTGGGAACGGTGGCGGTTATGGAGGTGGTCGTGACCGGGGatatggtggtggtggtgatcgTTATGGCGGTGGAGGTGATCGTTACTCAAGAGGTGGTGGTGCATCAGAAGGAAGCTGGAGGAATTAG